AAGGGACTGCGGTGGGAATCCTGGACCAAATCCATCCTATGCGACTAGTCCCAAATCCCTTCGGTACTGCATGGGGCTCTTGTAATCCAGGTCGCTCTTGATCCTGATGTCACGATACCATCTCAGATACGCGTCGAGCATGGTGATGAACTCCTCGATTGTAACCCCATCCCAGTCGCGTCCGTAAAAAAATTCCACCTTGAGCCTTCCGAAGAAGCCCTCGCACCTCGCGTTGTCGGGGCTGCAGCCCTTCCTCGACATCGATCTGACCAGGCCGTTCTCTTCGCATATCTTTATCCAGCCTGGCCAGCGATAATGACCGCCTCTATCCGAATGCACGGCCGGGTGGTCGCCCTCGTCGAGCCACTCACACGCTCCGAGCAGCGAGGAGTTCGCCATCTCGGCATCGGGAGACGTGGAGATCGACCAGCTCAGCGGCATTCCGTCGAAACAGTCGACGATTGGCGAGAGATAGGCCTTGCCGGCGGGGATGCGGAACTCGGTGACGTCCGTTATCCATGTCTCGTTCGGGCTGTCGGCGCGGAAGTGGTGCTTTCCCCGCTCGTCTAGCAGTAGGTTCGGAGGCGCTGCGGACGTCTCGCCCTCGTAGGAGCTGTAGCGCCGCTTCTTCTTGGCGGCGCATGCGACCAGGTTCTCCTCGGCCATAATGGCACGCACGGTCCACTCGCCGACTCGGCTCTCAGATCCAGACCCGGCGTTGACCTCGGCGACGATGCGCCTGTAGCCGTAGGTGCCGCCGCTGGATTCGAACGCCGCTATTACCGCCTCCCTGGCGGACGCGTGTTCCTCGGTCTCGCCTTTGAGCTGCACGTTCCTCGCGTACTCGTAGCTGCTCTTGGCCATGCCCACCACGGGGAGCAGCTCGCAGAGCTTATACTTGGTCCTCAGCGCCGTCACCATCGCCGCCTTCTCCGCGTTGGCCAGGCGGTCCGGGTCGGCGCCCGGGTCTTTTTTTACTATCTCGAGGGTCGCCTGGCGTACGTCGAGCTCAAGCTGCACCTTTCTGAGCTGCATCTTCGCCTCTCGCAGCATATCTTGAAGCTGCTCGATGTCATCGGGCAGGTCGTCGAACTCCTTGCTCACGGGTTCTCCCTTCTTCTCGGGTCCCCCGTTATTATCGCCCATCATCTCCCTGCGCCAGAAGTAGGGTGCGGTCCTCGACACGCCGTGACGCTCGGCTATCACCGCGGCGGGCCCAGTCCTCGCCTCCAGCTCCGCCACCACCTGCACCTTCTTCTCGATTGGAATCGGCGGCGTCTTTGGGTTCGGGCCCCTATACTTGCGCTGCCCGGGCGCTATCTCGTCGATCCAGTCGCCGAGCACCTCGCGGCTCTTGGGATATCCCAGCGCCCTCATCGTCCTCACCAGGCTCTTTCCATGCTCGAGGTAGTGCTCGACGGCGCGCTGCTTCATCTCTGCGGTGTACCTCGGATCGGTGGCGAACTTGCTCTCGGGCACCTCACCGGTTTTCTTGTACTCGTTCCACCAGTTACGCAGGCAGGCTCTCGTCGGATATCCTAACTCTGCGACGGTGTCGGCGTAGCT
Above is a genomic segment from Mailhella massiliensis containing:
- a CDS encoding IS3 family transposase; translation: KGLRWESWTKAGQEENRMYSQGQRKRAIETFIKFDHSYADTVAELGYPTRACLRNWWNEYKKTGEVPESKFATDPRYTAEMKQRAVEHYLEHGKSLVRTMRALGYPKSREVLGDWIDEIAPGQRKYRGPNPKTPPIPIEKKVQVVAELEARTGPAAVIAERHGVSRTAPYFWRREMMGDNNGGPEKKGEPVSKEFDDLPDDIEQLQDMLREAKMQLRKVQLELDVRQATLEIVKKDPGADPDRLANAEKAAMVTALRTKYKLCELLPVVGMAKSSYEYARNVQLKGETEEHASAREAVIAAFESSGGTYGYRRIVAEVNAGSGSESRVGEWTVRAIMAEENLVACAAKKKRRYSSYEGETSAAPPNLLLDERGKHHFRADSPNETWITDVTEFRIPAGKAYLSPIVDCFDGMPLSWSISTSPDAEMANSSLLGACEWLDEGDHPAVHSDRGGHYRWPGWIKICEENGLVRSMSRKGCSPDNARCEGFFGRLKVEFFYGRDWDGVTIEEFITMLDAYLRWYRDIRIKSDLDYKSPMQYRRDLGLVA